One Silene latifolia isolate original U9 population chromosome 4, ASM4854445v1, whole genome shotgun sequence DNA segment encodes these proteins:
- the LOC141651782 gene encoding uncharacterized protein LOC141651782, with protein MSTISNTTFMNTIHLQTFAAGTRIKLPLKISVERWIVDGGTFWDSGVEEQVNSRGTNDWEGEASLPYSSQRACEQSRKRRRLLLSDTQEQNAIRQYQPTIKVTPADTGTSVGRSTFEGHQVLLESSTSEICGDDGASQNVTLSKLREKKTGDNPRVRGDVSSVTVTRSRRATPIRYLSLSEQLYTCTGCKAIMWYEERVKMTSNKKRKNFSLCCSEGKIRLPILDDPPEILKRLLDNTHPEYGSNFRQLIRMYNSCFQFTSMGAKVDQSVNKGRGCYVFRISGQVNHWAGSLLPTDDKAPSFLQLYVYDSSSELQMRANTVGKQEGSPSLDPDILSGLKQMLDDVSPLAHMFRTAGERLKREDSLKLSIRLIGTRENKPRVYNKPTTSEIAALIVGDSNNNSAGRDIIIEHRSDGLQRINELHPSYMALQYPLLFPCGEDSFYIGIKYYYDETSSNKKKRKRECVTMREYYAYRLQQRLSDGYALLRGGKLLQQYIVDCCCAIESERLWYIRRNQSTIRCDMLNNICDAVSKGDYIGAEVGMRIFLPSSFTGGPRYMQANYQDAMAICRNYGNPHLFITFTANPKWPEVDIMLGHIPGQRPEDRPDIMTRVFKLKLAQLMDCLKKDRYFGDVVADIYTIEFQKRGLPHAHILLWLKNDGSQVSPEYIDSIIKAEIPDKDEEPELYNIVSQFMVHGPCGDDNPSCSCMINNTCSKKYPKKSCEQTTIDHNGYPVYRRREDDRYIKKGVHVMDNRHIVPYNPGLLLMFNAHINVEWCNTARAIKYLFKYILKGPDKATVLLKSEKEDEIKAYLDCRYLSACEASWRIFGFDIHQRNPSVIRLPVHLPGEQFVVLSDTSNLQGVINRANSCHTKLTGWFAANKTYPEARKLTYAQFPSEYVWKDGWIKRSKGKSVGRIAYVHPTAGERYYLRLLLNIVKGPTSFEELRTIDKRLFPSYKAACYAYGLLSDDKEWHEAMNEANRWAMPHQLRELFVTILLFCEVTDIMTFWENSYSMLSEDIERKKRKAFNHPTLILQEDVKRSYTLIEIDKVLMRYGKTLKDIRDMPLPGFEELQGMDNKLIREERLYDQRQFESRMVENPKA; from the exons GCGAGGCGTCTCTTCCGTATTCAAGCCAACGAGCCTGTGAGCAAAGCCGGAAAAGAAGGAGATTATTATTATCCGACACACAAGAGCAAAATGCTATAAGGCAGTATCAACCGACAATCAAAGTTACACCAGCTGACACTGGTACATCAGTTGGCCGCAGTACCTTCGAAG GTCACCAAGTATTATTAGAAAGCTCAACGAGTGAGATATGCGGAGACGATGGAGCCAGCCAAAACGTAACATTATCGAAATTAAGAGAGAAGAAAACGGGGGACAATCCTCGCGTCAGGGGTGATGTTTCAAGTGTAACTGTCACAAGATCACGAAGGGCAACCCCTATCAGATATCTCAGTTTAAGTGAACAGTTATACACATGCACGGGTTGCAAGGCGATTATGTGGTACGAAGAAAGGGTGAAAATGACCAGTAACAAGAAACGCAAAAATTTTAGTTTATGCTGTAGTGAAGGAAAGATTCGACTTCCCATACTAGACGACCCGCCAGAGATTTTAAAGAGATTGCTGGACAACACTCATCCAGAATATGGCAGCAATTTCCGACAACTGATACGTATGTATAATTCATGCTttcagttcacttcaatgggggcAAAGGTTGATCAATCAGTGAACAAGGGTCGGGGGTGCTACGTCTTTAGGATAAGTGGTCAGGTGAACCATTGGGCCGGATCACTTCTTCCCACTGATGACAAAGCGCCATCTTTTTTGCAGTTATATGTCTATGACAGTTCCTCTGAGCTACAGATGAGGGCAAACACGGTTGGTAAACAAGAAGGAAGCCCATCCCTGGATCCCGATATTCTTTCTGGATTGAAACAAATGCTGGACGATGTGAGTCCCTTAGCTCATATGTTTCGAACTGCTGGAGAGCGACTGAAGAGAGAAGATAGTCTAAAGCTATCAATCAGATTAATAGGTACAAGAGAAAATAAGCCAAGAGTGTACAACAAGCCAACAACTTCAGAGATAGCGGCGCTCATAGTGGGTGACTCAAATAACAATAGCGCTGGCAGAGATATAATTATAGAACATAGGAGTGATGGCCTACAACGAATAAACGAGCTCCACCCATCGTACATGGCATTGCAGTACCCGCTCCTTTTCCCGTGTGGTGAAGATAGTTTTTATATTGGGATAAAATACTATTATGATGAGACATCCTCAAATAAGAAGAAGAGAAAAAGGGAGTGCGTGACGATGAGAGAATACTACGCTTATCGCCTACAACAAAGGTTATCTGATGGTTATGCTCTTCTGCGAGGGGGCAAACTCCTGCAACAATACATAGTTGATTGTTGTTGTGCAATAGAGTCAGAACGGTTGTGGTACATCAGGAGAAACCAATCAACCATAAGATGTGATATGTTGAACAATATATGTGACGCGGTGAGCAAAGGAGATTATATCGGCGCGGAGGTAGGGATGAGAATATTTCTCCCGTCATCTTTCACCGGAGGGCCACGGTATATGCAGGCCAACTACCAGGACGCTATGGCGATATGCAGGAATTATGGAAACCCACATCTGTTTATTACGTTCACAGCTAACCCAAAGTGGCCGGAGGTTGATATAATGCTGGGACACATACCAGGTCAGAGACCAGAGGATAGACCTGATATTATGACGAGAGTTTTCAAGCTGAAACTTGCACAGCTAATGGATTGCTTGAAGAAAGACCGTTACTTTGGAGATGTTGTTGCAG ACATATATACCATTGAGTTCCAGAAAAGAGGGCTGCCCCATGCCCATATACTTTTGTGGTTGAAAAATGATGGTTCGCAAGTATCTCCGGAGTATATTGACAGCATTATTAAAGCAGAGATTCCCGACAAGGACGAAGAGCCCGAGTTATACAACATTGTATCTCAATTCATGGTTCATGGTCCATGTGGTGATGATAATCCCAGCTGCTCTTGCATGATCAATAATACATGTAGCAAGAAGTACCCGAAGAAGTCATGTGAGCAAACAACAATTGACCATAATGGGTATCCCGTGTATAGACGTAGAGAAGATGACAG GTACATCAAGAAAGGAGTACATGTGATGGATAATAGACATATAGTGCCTTATAACCCCGGGTTGCTCTTGATGTTCAATGCACATATCAATGTCGAGTGGTGTAATACGGCACGGGCGATAAAATATCTCTTCAAATATATCTTAAAAGGGCCAGATAAAGCAACTGTACTATTGAAGAGTGAAAAGGAGGATGAGATCAAGGCCTACCTGGACTGTAGGTATTTATCGGCATGTGAAGCGTCTTGGAGGATTTTCGGGTTTGATATTCATCAGAGAAATCCCTCGGTAATACGTCTGCCAGTTCATTTACCAGGTGAACAGTTTGTAGTCTTAAGTGACACATCCAATTTACAGGGTGTTATAAACCGCGCGAATAGTTGCCATACAAAGTTAACTGGATGGTTTGCCGCAAATAAGACGTATCCAGAGGCAAGGAAGCTTACTTATGCACAGTTTCCTTCAGAATATGTGTGGAAAGACGGGTGGATAAAGCGCTCAAAGGGCAAGAGCGTAGGGAGAATTGCCTACGTTCACCCGACGGCAGGGGAGAGGTATTACCTGCGCCTGCTACTGAACATAGTCAAGGGGCCAACTTCATTTGAAGAACTCAGGACAATAGACAAGCGACTGTTTCCATCATATAAGGCGGCCTGTTATGCCTATGGCTTATTAAGTGATGACAAAGAGTGGCACGAGGCTATGAACGAGGCAAATAGGTGGGCAATGCCACATCAGCTCAGGGAGCTATTTGTAACAATACTCCTCTTTTGTGAGGTAACCGACATTATGACTTTCTGGGAAAACAGTTACAGCATGCTGTCCGAAGatattgaaagaaaaaaaaggaaggcTTTCAACCACCCGACACTTATTCTACAAGAGGATGTTAAGCGGTcttacacattaattgaaatcgaTAAAGTGCTAATGAGATATGGCAAAACATTAAAGGATATTAGGGATATGCCACTTCCGGGCTTCGAGGAATTACAGGGTATGGATAATAAGCTTATACGGGAGGAAAGGTTATACGACCAACGGCAATTTGAATCAAGAATGGTCGAGAACCCAAAAGCTTGA
- the LOC141651784 gene encoding uncharacterized protein LOC141651784, translating into MDAVSSGKGGLMFLYGHGGTGKTFLYSTISARLRADSKIVLNVASSGIATLLLPGGRTAHSRFDIPIDLFENSTCNISQKSQLAELIRMASLIIWDEAPMDNRFAFEALDRTLRDVMAFQDPQAEWKIFGGKVVLLGGDFRQVLPIIPKGSRQDVVQPSISRSSLWNECKVYTLKKSMRVKEGEGDEKKQQRHKLFNEWLLAMGGGHLEASAEDNEEEATWIKIPEQFIGSLGELDLKKVVAEMYPDFDLKHNDENYLRERAILTPLNETADLINTYMAGLLPGGEVTYRSCDEICSSSTECEDHFTSYPTEYLNSLVLQGVPRHELKLKVGMPVMLLRNISPVRGLCNGTRLIITRLGKFIVEGKIITGSKLGQKVMIPRIVMTSSDTKIPFVLKRRQYPLRPCYAMTINKSQGQSLDHVGVYLPKPVFSHGWWGGRHEKWSLGGQKSEHERHEPEEHKKRSLETKKMNELKVYIEDDELKDDSSSLLLLINFSSRLVRFIFDPGGLNYHELRTIPFQGGGDATKMMQELIKMNSLRDCSVICAEDAV; encoded by the exons ATGGACGCTGTAAGTAGCGGTAAGGGAGGCTTAATGTTCCTTTATGGCCACGGAGGCACAGGAAAGACATTCTTATATAGTACAATATCAGCCAGACTGCGCGCAGATAGCAAGATAGTTTTAAACGTGGCGTCGTCAG GTATTGCAACGCTGCTTTTGCCAGGGGGAAGAACGGCTCACAGTAGGTTTGATATACCGATCGACTTATTTGAAAATTCAACATGTAACATCTCGCAGAAGAGCCAGCTTGCTGAACTCATACGAATGGCGTCATTAATTATATGGGACGAGGCTCCTATGGACAACAGGTTTGCATTTGAAGCTTTGGACAGAACACTTAGGGATGTGATGGCGTTTCAGGACCCGCAGGCAGAGTGGAAGATTTTTGGTGGTAAAGTGGTACTACTCGGGGGCGATTTCCGACAGGTACTTCCGATAATTCCGAAAGGATCAAGACAGGACGTTGTGCAGCCATCGATCAGTAGATCAAGTCTTTGGAATGAGTGCAAGGTTTACACCCTTAAAAAAAGCATGCGGGTGAAAGAGGGAGAGGGGGACGAGAAAAAACAGCAAAGGCATAAGTTATTTAATGAATGGCTGTTAGCAATGGGTGGGGGCCATCTCGAAGCAAGTGCAGAGGATAACGAGGAGGAAGCAACATGGATTAAGATACCAGAGCAATTTATAGGGAGCCTGGGTGAACTGGACCTGAAGAAGGTGGTGGCTGAGATGTATCCTGACTTCGACTTAAAACATAATGACGAAAACTACCTCAGGGAGAGAGCCATACTTACACCCTTGAACGAGACGGCAGATTTAATAAATACTTACATGGCTGGCCTGCTTCCGGGGGGTGAAGTAACGTACAGAAGTTGTGACGAGATATGTTCTTCATCTACCGAGTGCGAAGATCACTTCACGTCGTACCCGACGGAGTATTTAAACAGCCTTGTCTTACAGGGCGTGCCCCGCCATGAATTAAAGCTCAAAGTTGGAATGCCAGTCATGTTGCTAAGAAATATTAGTCCTGTGCGAGGGTTATGTAATGGAACCCGGCTTATTATCACTCGCCTTGGAAAATTCATAGTAGAAGGGAAAATAATTACAGGCTCCAAACTAGGGCAAAAGGTAATGATTCCAAGAATAGTGATGACTTCATCGGATACAAAGATCCCTTTCGTCTTAAAAAGAAGACAATATCCATTAAGACCGTGTTACGCCATGACCATCAACAAGAGTCAAGGACAGTCACTAGACCATGTAGGAGTTTATCTGCCGAAGCCGGTTTTCAGTCACG GGTGGTGGGGTGGAAGGCACGAGAAATGGAGTTTGGGAGGACAAAAGAGTGAACATGAAAGGCACGAACCTGAAGAGCACAAGAAGAGGAGCTTGGAAACAAAGAAGATGAACGAGCTTAAAGTttatattgaagatgatgagctAAAGGATGATTCAAGTTCATTGTTATTACTTATCAATTTTTCATCCAGATTGGTGAGATTCATATTTGATCCCGGAGGATTAAATTATcatgaattgaggacaattcctttccaAGGTGGAGGGGATGCTACGAAAATGATGCAGGAACTGATCAAAATGAACAGTCTCCGTGACTGTTCAGTTATATGCGCAGAAGACGCAGTCTGA
- the LOC141653603 gene encoding putative serine/threonine-protein kinase PBL18 isoform X1: MGCFTVLKSRKKKSDQNVHINRVLPQESTPTALPEPQTHNSALQSAPPSFRTRGKPVQLPNKPASYRTRALSAPSSFHGPDRDTSSSVEYEEKEERSPSPQPLPLPSSHGSGVLKPAGSFKSGNASGPLYASGPLPLPPSRPSGTLRNYSYEEITSACHSFSPENCTSETISSTTYKASFSDVSCSSRKVEATVTRFCTTAQGLKDFVNEAKSLASLQHPKLCKLLGYHAREGSEQRFLIYERLHHGSLDRLLYGRSTGPPIDWSRRVKVALCAAQALTFLHEEGPFQASGNLSVETIEKGLLTPKSNVYSFGIVLLELLTGRKNMDSRRPKEERNLVKWSWPFLADECRLSLVMDPQLKGRFPIKAARTMADIAQRCLQKDPLERPTMRIVVENLRTILEMKYSCLFPLQEPAAVSGKKMFRSPSLQPRQTYQSISPTRMLTLPLSRGCSSLVALDELELQESRKSSSSSTYRRASVEGF; the protein is encoded by the exons ATGGGTTGTTTCACCGTTTTAAAGAGTAGAAAAAAGAAGAGTGATCAGAATGTACACATCAATCGTGTATTGCCTCAGGAGAGTACGCCGACAGCCCTTCCTGAACCCCAAACACACAACTCTGCTCTACAATCAGCTCCTCCAAGTTTTCGGACCCGGGGAAAGCCGGTTCAGCTGCCCAATAAACCGGCAAGTTATAGGACCCGTGCATTGTCGGCACCATCCAGCTTTCACGGGCCAGATCGGGATACATCGTCATCAGTAGAATatgaagagaaagaagaaaggtCCCCAAGCCCGCAACCTCTTCCCCTTCCTTCGTCCCATGGTTCAGGGGTTTTGAAACCTGCCGGAAGCTTTAAATCTGGGAATGCCAGTGGGCCTCTTTATGCTTCAGGCCCACTACCGCTTCCCCCTTCACGGCCGTCAGGAACACTGCGGAACTATTCTTATGAAGAAATTACATCGGCCTGTCATAGTTTCTCACCAGAAAATTGCACATCTGAGacaatttcttcaaccacttACAAAGCTTCCTTTTCAGATGTTTCTTGTAGCTCAAGAAAAGTAGAAGCCACAGTTACCCGGTTTTGTACCACAGCTCAg GGTTTGAAGGACTTTGTTAATGAAGCAAAATCTCTCGCATCTTTACAACATCCCAAGCTTTGTAAGCTGCTTGGTTACCATGCCCGTGAAGGCTCTGAGCAGAGGTTCTTGATCTATGAAAGGTTACACCACGGAAGCTTAGATCGGTTATTATATGGTAGATCAACTGGCCCTCCTATTGACTGGAGTAGAAGGGTGAAAGTAGCCTTATGTGCCGCTCAAGCTCTTACTTTCTTGCATGAAGAAGGCCCTTTCCAG GCATCCGGAAATCTTTCAGTGGAAACAATAGAAAAGGGATTACTCACCCCCAAAAGTAATGTTTACAGCTTCGGAATTGTTCTCCTCGAACTTCTCACGGGCCGTAAGAATATGGATAGTAGACGGCCCAAGGAGGAGCGGAACTTGGTCAAATGGAGCTGGCCATTCTTGGCCGATGAGTGCAGACTCTCCCTAGTCATGGACCCTCAACTAAAAGGCCGTTTCCCAATCAAAGCAGCTCGAACAATGGCCGACATAGCCCAGAGATGTCTCCAAAAGGACCCATTAGAAAGGCCTACCATGAGAATTGTCGTCGAGAATCTCAGGACAATACTAGAGATGAAATATTCGTGCCTGTTCCCTCTTCAAGAACCGGCAGCTGTTTCTGGGAAGAAGATGTTTAGGTCACCAAGTCTCCAGCCTCGGCAAACCTATCAGTCAATTTCCCCAACAAGGATGCTTACTTTACCCCTATCTCGTGGATGTTCTTCACTTGTGGCGTTGGATGAGCTTGAATTGCAAGAGTCCCGTAAATCTTCATCCTCGTCGACATATCGGAGAGCTAGTGTCGAAGGGTTTTGA
- the LOC141653603 gene encoding putative serine/threonine-protein kinase PBL18 isoform X2: MGCFTVLKSRKKKSDQNVHINRVLPQESTPTALPEPQTHNSALQSAPPSFRTRGKPVQLPNKPASYRTRALSAPSSFHGPDRDTSSSVEYEEKEERSPSPQPLPLPSSHGSGVLKPAGSFKSGNASGPLYASGPLPLPPSRPSGTLRNYSYEEITSACHSFSPENCTSETISSTTYKASFSDVSCSSRKVEATVTRFCTTAQGLKDFVNEAKSLASLQHPKLCKLLGYHAREGSEQRFLIYERLHHGSLDRLLYGRSTGPPIDWSRRVKVALCAAQALTFLHEEGPFQAMYNEFSAVNIQIDKDFSAKLSGYGCVGLLPEADLCNAPTASGNLSVETIEKGLLTPKSNVYSFGIVLLELLTGRKNMDSRRPKEERNLVKWSWPFLADECRLSLVMDPQLKGRFPIKAARTMADIAQRCLQKDPLERPTMRIVVENLRTILEMKYSCLFPLQEPAAVSGKKMFRSPSLQPRQTYQSISPTRMLTLPLSRGCSSLVALDELELQESRKSSSSSTYRRASVEGF; the protein is encoded by the exons ATGGGTTGTTTCACCGTTTTAAAGAGTAGAAAAAAGAAGAGTGATCAGAATGTACACATCAATCGTGTATTGCCTCAGGAGAGTACGCCGACAGCCCTTCCTGAACCCCAAACACACAACTCTGCTCTACAATCAGCTCCTCCAAGTTTTCGGACCCGGGGAAAGCCGGTTCAGCTGCCCAATAAACCGGCAAGTTATAGGACCCGTGCATTGTCGGCACCATCCAGCTTTCACGGGCCAGATCGGGATACATCGTCATCAGTAGAATatgaagagaaagaagaaaggtCCCCAAGCCCGCAACCTCTTCCCCTTCCTTCGTCCCATGGTTCAGGGGTTTTGAAACCTGCCGGAAGCTTTAAATCTGGGAATGCCAGTGGGCCTCTTTATGCTTCAGGCCCACTACCGCTTCCCCCTTCACGGCCGTCAGGAACACTGCGGAACTATTCTTATGAAGAAATTACATCGGCCTGTCATAGTTTCTCACCAGAAAATTGCACATCTGAGacaatttcttcaaccacttACAAAGCTTCCTTTTCAGATGTTTCTTGTAGCTCAAGAAAAGTAGAAGCCACAGTTACCCGGTTTTGTACCACAGCTCAg GGTTTGAAGGACTTTGTTAATGAAGCAAAATCTCTCGCATCTTTACAACATCCCAAGCTTTGTAAGCTGCTTGGTTACCATGCCCGTGAAGGCTCTGAGCAGAGGTTCTTGATCTATGAAAGGTTACACCACGGAAGCTTAGATCGGTTATTATATGGTAGATCAACTGGCCCTCCTATTGACTGGAGTAGAAGGGTGAAAGTAGCCTTATGTGCCGCTCAAGCTCTTACTTTCTTGCATGAAGAAGGCCCTTTCCAG GCAATGTACAATGAATTTTCTGCAGTAAATATTCAAATTGACAAGGATTTTAGTGCAAAGCTTTCAGGATATGGTTGTGTCGGCCTTCTTCCTGAAGCCGATCTCTGCAACGCTCCTACT GCATCCGGAAATCTTTCAGTGGAAACAATAGAAAAGGGATTACTCACCCCCAAAAGTAATGTTTACAGCTTCGGAATTGTTCTCCTCGAACTTCTCACGGGCCGTAAGAATATGGATAGTAGACGGCCCAAGGAGGAGCGGAACTTGGTCAAATGGAGCTGGCCATTCTTGGCCGATGAGTGCAGACTCTCCCTAGTCATGGACCCTCAACTAAAAGGCCGTTTCCCAATCAAAGCAGCTCGAACAATGGCCGACATAGCCCAGAGATGTCTCCAAAAGGACCCATTAGAAAGGCCTACCATGAGAATTGTCGTCGAGAATCTCAGGACAATACTAGAGATGAAATATTCGTGCCTGTTCCCTCTTCAAGAACCGGCAGCTGTTTCTGGGAAGAAGATGTTTAGGTCACCAAGTCTCCAGCCTCGGCAAACCTATCAGTCAATTTCCCCAACAAGGATGCTTACTTTACCCCTATCTCGTGGATGTTCTTCACTTGTGGCGTTGGATGAGCTTGAATTGCAAGAGTCCCGTAAATCTTCATCCTCGTCGACATATCGGAGAGCTAGTGTCGAAGGGTTTTGA